In a genomic window of Oncorhynchus keta strain PuntledgeMale-10-30-2019 chromosome 28, Oket_V2, whole genome shotgun sequence:
- the LOC118361304 gene encoding uncharacterized protein LOC118361304, translated as MAAQSLVTNLHRCTALDPRFKSLSHLDPALHRRTYSDLTTEIVATEEGQATEPTGADSEASPPQNHLAMKERFGGNFVSKDTGKTFANTIKEEVASYKAASSIPVGGEPLAWWKNNECKYPHIAMMARCYLAVPGTSDPSERVFSTAGDIVTAKRSTLSPDNVGILIFLKMNLKL; from the exons ATGGCGGCACAGTCACTAGTCACTAACCTCCATAGATGTACTGCACTGGATCCAAGGTTCAAGTCCCTGTCTCACCTAGACCCTGCCCTACACCGGAGGACATACAGTGATCTCACCACTGAGATTGTGGCCACCGAAGAG GGTCAAGCCACAGAGCCGACAGGAGCAGACTCCGAGGCATCTCCGCCACAAAATCATTTGGCCATGAAGGAGCGTTTCGGGGGGAACTTTGTGAGCAAGGACACGGGCAAGACGTTTGCCAACACCATCAAAGAGGAGGTGGCATCCTACAAGGCAGCAAGCAGCATTCCAGTGGGCGGTGAGCCACTGGCATGGTGGAAAAACAACGAGTGTAAATACCCTCACATTGCCATGATGGCAAGATGCTACCTGGCTGTGCCTGGCACTTCAGACCCTAGCGAGAGGGTGTTCTCCACAGCAGGGGACATAGTGACTGCAAAGAGGTCGACCCTCTCCCCAGACAATGTAGGCATCCTCATCTTTTTGAAAATGAATTTGAAGTTATAA